The proteins below are encoded in one region of Nitrospira sp.:
- the folE2 gene encoding GTP cyclohydrolase 1 has protein sequence MRGRKSAGRRPSGMGPSAVPFRGTPEELITQLLIQLGETPGRPGLEETPKRVAKALQFMTRGYHQDIDALVNQALFPIDYDEMVIVKDIDFFSLCEHHLLPFFGRCHVGYIPNKKVVGLSKIPRIVDAFSRRLQVQERLTVQIAETLKRKLNARGVGVVMEARHLCMMMRGVEKQNTVAVTSHMLGTFRTQEQTRNEFLKLIRQGSVGDGD, from the coding sequence ATGCGTGGGAGAAAATCAGCCGGTCGCCGTCCGAGTGGAATGGGGCCCTCTGCCGTCCCCTTCCGCGGAACCCCGGAGGAATTGATTACCCAACTATTGATTCAGCTGGGGGAGACGCCGGGAAGGCCGGGCTTGGAGGAAACACCGAAACGCGTAGCCAAGGCCCTTCAGTTCATGACACGCGGGTATCATCAGGATATCGACGCATTAGTGAACCAGGCGCTGTTCCCGATCGATTACGACGAAATGGTGATCGTGAAGGATATCGACTTCTTTAGCCTGTGCGAACATCATTTGCTGCCGTTCTTCGGGCGATGCCACGTCGGGTACATCCCCAACAAGAAGGTGGTCGGCCTGAGCAAGATCCCGCGCATCGTGGACGCATTTAGCCGCCGGCTACAGGTGCAAGAGCGGTTGACGGTGCAGATCGCGGAAACGCTCAAGCGAAAGCTCAACGCCCGCGGCGTCGGCGTCGTGATGGAAGCGCGACATCTGTGTATGATGATGCGTGGCGTGGAAAAGCAAAATACAGTCGCGGTTACCAGTCATATGTTGGGGACGTTTCGAACACAAGAGCAGACTCGCAACGAATTCTTGAAGTTGATCCGTCAGGGCAGTGTCGGCGACGGTGACTAG